The genomic window GGTCGGCAACACGGTCGAGGACTTCGTCGCCGTGGTCGCGGGGCTCACGGATGAGCCGGTAGTAGCCGCGTTCGAGCTCAACGTTTCGTGCCCGAACGTCGGGAAAGGCGGACTCGAGTTCGGCGCCGATGATGCGATACTCGCCGATCTGGTCCGGCGCGCGCGCGGTGCGACCCAGCACCCGCTCGTCGTGAAGCTCTCGCCGACGCTGCCCGACCCGGCGCGCACCGCCGCGGCCGCGACAGCCGCCGGCGCCGATGCCTTCACCGCGGTGAACACCATGCCGGCATTGCTATATGAGGAAGACGGTCGCCCGCGGCTCGGCGGCGGCGGCGGCGGGATGAGCGGCCCGCCGCTGCTGCCCGTCGGCGTGCGCGTTACTCGCATCCTTGCTCGCGAGAGCGGATGCCCGGTGATAGGCGCCGGCGGCGTTCGCAGCGGCCGGGACGCCTGGCAGTACCTGCGGGCCGGCGCGACCCTCGTCGCGGTAGGCACCGCGGCGCTCGCGGACCCGCGCGCCCCGGAGCGCATCGTGCGTGAGCTGCGCGAGATCGTCACCCGCGATCGCCCGGGACCCGGCGCTGAGCGAGTCGCGTAGCGCGATGGCCGAGATCGCCGTCGCGCTGGATCTTAGAGACTCCGCCGCCGTACTTGGGATGGTGGACGCACTCGGCGCGGACGCGACGTGGTACAAGGTTGGGCCGGTGCTTCTGGTGAGCGACGGGCCGGCGATCGTGAAGGAGCTGGTGGCGAGGGGCAAGCGCGTGTTCCTGGACCTCAAGTGGCACGACATCCCCAACACGGTGGCGGGCGCGGTGGCGGCGGCGGGTGCGATCGGCGCGGCCCTCGCCACGGTACACCTGGCGGGAGGCGCGCGCATGCTGGCAGCCGCGGCCGAGGCGCGCCGTGGCGGGCTGAGACTGGTCGGCGTCGGGATCCTGACGTCGCTGGGCGGGCCGGAGTACGCGGAGGTGGTGGGACGCCCCGTGACCGACCTCGCCGCGGAGCAGCGCCGGCTGGTGGAGCATGGTCTGGGCGCCGGGCTCGATGGGTTCGTGACCGCCGCGTCGGAAGCGCCCACGGTGCGCGGGCTCGCCGGACCCGGCGCGCTGCTGGTCGTGCCCGGTATCCGCCGCGCCGCCGACGCCCCCGACGACCAGCGCCGCGTCACCACTCCCGGCGAGGCGGTGCGCGCGGGCGCCGATCTGCTCGTGGTCGGCCGGCCGATCACCGGTGCGCCGGATCCGCGCGCGGCGCTGCGCGCGATCCGCGAGGAGATGGACCGGTGATCCGCGTCCTCGGCATGCTGGCGTGCGCCACCTGCCTTGGCGCCGCGGCTCCGCCGGGCTTAGGCCGATCCGAAAGCCCGACGACTTCCGGCCGTTCTCCCGGTGAGCTTCTTCGCGCCTGCACATCGGTAGACCGTACCCCGCAGGCCGAGTCGCTGCTCGTGGCCGCGCGGCGTGCCGCCCGCGCGTTCGCCAGGCACGAATTCGACGAGCTGGTGGCACAGAGCAACGGCATCCTGCTCAGCCTGCCGGGGTCGGACCCGTCGGCGCCACTCCAGCCGGCGCAGGCCGCCCTGCTGCTCCACGCCTTCGCCGACGGCGCGGACGAAGAATCGGTGGAGGTCGTGGTGGCGCGGCACGTGGACCGGGACCGTGCATACGTCGAAGCGAGGCGTGTTTTCACCCTGCGCGGTACTACGACTCGGCGCACCCAAACCATATACTTGGGGCTGCGCCTGGAAAGGGTGTCGTACCGCCTGGTGGAGCTCCGGGTGGTGCCGTAAATCCGGAGTGCCGGGGTCGCTTGCGCCAAGTTCAGGACCCGTCTATGTTTGGGGTCTTGTCCTGAACCGGGCTGAGGGGCCTTTCTTGAAGGTACGTAGCAGCGTCAAACCGGTCTGTGAGCACTGCAGGGTCGTCAAGCGCCGCGGCGTGATCCGGGTGATCTGCAAGCGCTCCCCAAAACACAAGCAGCGGCAGGGTTAGCGCATGGCACGAATCTCGGGCGTCGACCTTCCGCGCGACAAGCGCATCGAAGTCGGTCTCATGGCCATCTTCGGCGTCGGGCGCACCACGGCCGCGCGCATCCTCGAGCGGACGGGCATCGCGTCGTCCACGCGGGTGCGAGACCTCACCGACAACGAAGTCTCGCGGCTCCGGCAGGTGATCGAGCGCGACTTCAAGGTCGAAGGCGCCCTGCGCACCGAAGTCGCGATGAACATCAAGCGGCTGATGGATATCGGCTGCTACCGCGGCATCCGCCACCGGCGCGGGCTGCCGGTACGCGGGCAGCGCACGCGGACCAACGCGCGGACCAAGAAGGGCCCGCGCCGGACCATCGCCGGAAAGAAGAAAGTGCTGGCTAAGAAGTAACCCATGGCCGACGAACCGACGACCGTACCGGCCGCGACGCCGGCGCCCGAGGGCGCCGCCGCGGCGACCGCTGCCGAAGGGGACAAGGCTCCCCGCAAGGCCGGCGGAAAGCGCACCAAGAAGGTCGTGGAGTCGGAGGGCATCGCGCACGTGATGGCGACCTTCAACAACACGATCGTCACGATCACCGATCTCCACGGTAACACCGTCGCCTGGGGCACCGCCGGGAAGTCGGGGTTCAAGGGATCGAAGAAGTCCACGCCTTTCGCCGCTACCGTCGCGGCCGAGCAGGCGGGGCGCGACGCCTACAATCTCGGCGTCCGCCGGGTGCATGTCCGCGTGCAAGGTCCCGGGTCGGGCCGGGAATCGGCGATCCAGGCGCTCGCTAACGCGGGGCTCAACATCAAGTCCATCCGGGACGTGACGCCGATCCCGCACAACGGCTGCCGCCCTCCGAAGAAGCGCAGGGTCTAGTGGGACGATACACGGACGCGAACTGCAAGCTCTGCCGCCGCGAGGGGGAGAAGCTGTTCCTCAAGGGCGCACGGTGCCTGACGGAGAAGTGCGCGGTGGAGAAGCGCGCCTATGCGCCCGGCCAGCACGGCCAGACGGCGGGGCGCCGGCGCAAGGCGTCGCAGTACTCGCGCCAGCTGCGTGAGAAGCAGAAGGTGAAGCGGATCTACGGGCTGACTGAGCGGCAGTTCCGCAACACCTTCCAGAGGGTCCTGCGCGAGGACGGCGTGACGGGCGAGAACCTGCTCATCGCGCTGGAGTCGAGGCTGGACAACGTCGTCTACCGGCTCGGCTTCGCGGCCAGCCGAAAGGCGGCGCGCCAGCTGGTGGGCCACGGCCACGTCGAGGTGAACGGCCGGCGGGTGGATGTTCCGTCTTTCGTCCTGAAGCAGGGGGACGAGATCCGCGTCGCCCAGGCGAGCCGCGAACTGGAATCGGTGGCGGTCGCCCAGGACCTGGCGTCCAAGGGGCAGGCAGTGCCGTGGATCGCGGTGGACCGCGAGGCCCGGACCGGCAAGGTCACCGAGCGTCCGAGCCGGGACACGATCCCCGTCGCGGCCGAAGAACAGCTGATCGTCGAGCTTTATTCCAAATGAGCATGACCATCGATTTGACGGGGCTGGTCCGCCCGCACCTGGTCGAGATGACCAAGCGGGAAGACAACCCGAACGCCGCCGAGTTCCGGCTGCAGCCGCTCGAGCGGGGGTTCGGGTACACGCTGGGCAACGCCATGCGGCGGATGCTGCTTTCCTCGCTGCGCGGGTCCGCCGTGTGGGCGTTCCGCATGGACGGCGTCCAGCACGAGCACCAGACGGTGCCGGGCGTGGTCGAGGACGTGCACCAGATCATCCAGAAGCTCAAGTCGCTGACGATCGTGCTCGCGCCCGAAGTCGACGAGGCCGTGCTGCATATCCATCATGCGGCCGAAGGCCCGGTTTACGTGCGCGACATCGAGCCGCACGGCTCGGTGCGCGTGGTGAACCCGGACCACCTCCTGTTCACGGTGCAGGACGACCACGAGCTCAACATGGAGCTCTACGTCAAGAAGGGCCGCGGGTACGTCGAGGCCGAGCAGCACCCGGTGGACCGCGCGATGCCGGTCGACGTGGTGCGGGTGGACTCGCTCTACAGCCCGGTTCGGCGCGCCAACTTCACCGTCACGGAGACGCGCGTGGGACAGCGCACCGACTTCGACCGCCTCACCCTCACCGTCGAGACCAACGGGGCGATCACCCCTGAGGACGCGGTGGCGTACGCGGCCGCGCTCTCCCAGCACCACTTCTCGTACTTCGTCTCCTTCGGCACGGTGCCGATGGTCGAGGCCGAGACCGCGGCGCAGCCCTCGGGCGACACCGAGCGTCTTCGCACGCTGCTGGGCCGCGTGATCGACGAGTGCGGCCTCTCGGTCCGGTCCATCAACTCACTCAAGAACTCCAACATCCGGACTCTCGGCGACCTGGTGCGCAACACCGAGGAACAGCTCCTCAAGGTGCGCAACGTCGGTGAGAAGGCGGTGGCCGAAATAGCCGAGCTGCTGCTGCGCGAGGGGCTGAACTTCGGCATGCAGTGGGAAGAGAGCGAGGCGGGGTTCCGCCTCCTCGACCGCGGTACGACTCCCGTGGTACGGCCGGTAACGGCCGAGGCGGGGAAGGAAGCGTAGATGCGGCATCGGGCCAAGCACCGCCAGCTCTCCCGCACCTCGGAGCACCGCCGGGCGCTGCTCTCGAACATGGCGACCAGCCTGTTCCGTCACGACGCCATCGTCACGACGGTAGCCAAGGCCAAGGAGCTGCGGCCGGTGGCGGAGAAGCTCATAACCCTGGCCCGCCGCGGCGACCTGCACGCGCGCCGGCTGGTAGAACGCCGCATCCGGGACAAGGACGTGAGCAGCCGGCTGTTCAAGGAGATCGGGCCGCGTTTCCAGGCCCGGCCCGGCGGCTACACCCGCATCATCCGGATCGGCCACCGGGTCGGCGACGGGGCGGAGACGGCCAGGATCGAGCTGCTGAAGGAATAGCCGTTGGCCTTCACCCCGCCTTTTTCACCCGATTCGACTTGATACAGGCCACGCAGACCCGCACCCGCTTGGGGGCGCCGTCCACCAACGTCCGCACGGTCTGGAGGTTGGGGTACCAGCGCCGTATCGTCCGGTTGTTGGCGTGGGAGACGGTGTTGCCGAACGTCGGGCCCTTGCCGCATACCGTGCACTTCCGCGCCACGTTTTCCTCGCTTCAAAAAGACGTCAACAGCCGTTAAGTTTAGCCCGCTTTAGCCGTGCCTCGCAAGGGGTTGGCCCACTCGGGCGCACGCCGCGCGCCGCCCCAAACCGTTCGCCGGATTGAGGAATGCCGACCGCGCTGATCACCGGAGTCACAGGCCAGGACGGCTCGTACCTCGCCGAGCTGCTGCTCGCCAAGGGCTATCGGGTCGTGGGCATGGTGCGTCGTACCTCACACGACAGCTACGAGCGCATCCAGCATCTGGTCGGCGCGATAGAAATCATGGCGGCCGACCTGTTGGACCAGCATTCGTTGCAGAGCGTGATCGCGGATGCCCGGCCGGACGAGATCTACAACCTCGCGGCGCAGTCTTTCGTCCCGACCTCGTGGTCGCAGCCGGTGCTGACGGGTGAGTTCACGGCCCTGGGGGTCACGCGGCTGCTCGACGCCATCCGCCTGGCGAAGCCCGACGCGAAGTTCTATCAGGCCAGCTCCAGCGAGATGTTCGGCAAGGTGCGCGAGACGCCCCAGGTAGAGACCACGCCCTTCTACCCGCGGTCGCCTTACGGCGTGGCGAAGGTCTACGGGCATTACATCACGGTGAACTACCGCGAATCGTACGGCCTGTACGCGGTCAGCGGGATCCTCTTCAACCACGAGAGCCCGCGCCGCGGGCTCGAGTTCGTGACGCGCAAGATCACCGACGGCGTGGCGCGCATCAAGCTGGGGCTGATAACCAGCCTCAAGCTGGGGAACCTCGACGCCCGGCGCGACTGGGGCTACGCGGGCGACTACGTTGACGCGATGTGGCGGATGCTCCAGCAGCCGGAGCCCGAGGACTACGTGATCGGGACCGGCGTGCAGCACAGTGTCCGGGACTGCTGCCAGGTGGCGTTCGGGCACGTGGGTCTCGACTGGCAACGTCACGTAGAGCACGATGCCCGGTACGACCGTCCGGCCGAGGTCGACCTGCTGCTCGCGAACCCGTCGAAGGCCCGAACCCGGCTGGGCTGGATGCCGGGGGTGAGCTTCGAGCAACTCATCAAGATGATGGTTGATGCGGATCTGGCCCGGCTCCAAGGAAAGTCGTGACGGTCCTGGTGACCGGGGCCGACGGTTTCGTCGGACGCTGGGTGCTGCGCTCCTTGCTGGCTGCGGGGCACGAGGTCGTGGGCGCCATCCGGCCGGGGGCCCCTCGGGACGACGGCCTCGAGGATACGGAGCGCAGGGCGGTGCGCTGGGTGCCGCTCGAGTTGGGCGACCTGCAGTCGGTGCGGCAGGCGGCGGGGCTGCAGTGCGACGCCGTGATCCACCTTGCGGCGGTGGCCTCGGGCACGGACGCGCTCGCCGATCCGGGTGTGGCGTGGGAGGTGAACGCCGCGGGCACGGCGCGCCTGCTAGGGGAGCTGGGGCGGCGGAGAAGCCTGGGGGAGGCGGACCCAGTCGTCGTGGTGGTGTCCACGGCGGAGGTGTATGGGGCCGGCCACACGCGGCCGATCGTCGAG from Gemmatimonadales bacterium includes these protein-coding regions:
- a CDS encoding dihydroorotate dehydrogenase — protein: MSVLAATFVGIPFLNPVLLAAGTAGFGREVAGVIDLEALGGLVTKAVSVEPRHGNPAPRVAETGGAMLNSVGLANPGLDVVRGEHLPWLRAHLRNARVIVNVVGNTVEDFVAVVAGLTDEPVVAAFELNVSCPNVGKGGLEFGADDAILADLVRRARGATQHPLVVKLSPTLPDPARTAAAATAAGADAFTAVNTMPALLYEEDGRPRLGGGGGGMSGPPLLPVGVRVTRILARESGCPVIGAGGVRSGRDAWQYLRAGATLVAVGTAALADPRAPERIVRELREIVTRDRPGPGAERVA
- the pyrF gene encoding orotidine-5'-phosphate decarboxylase, giving the protein MAEIAVALDLRDSAAVLGMVDALGADATWYKVGPVLLVSDGPAIVKELVARGKRVFLDLKWHDIPNTVAGAVAAAGAIGAALATVHLAGGARMLAAAAEARRGGLRLVGVGILTSLGGPEYAEVVGRPVTDLAAEQRRLVEHGLGAGLDGFVTAASEAPTVRGLAGPGALLVVPGIRRAADAPDDQRRVTTPGEAVRAGADLLVVGRPITGAPDPRAALRAIREEMDR
- the rpmJ gene encoding 50S ribosomal protein L36 → MKVRSSVKPVCEHCRVVKRRGVIRVICKRSPKHKQRQG
- the rpsM gene encoding 30S ribosomal protein S13, whose translation is MARISGVDLPRDKRIEVGLMAIFGVGRTTAARILERTGIASSTRVRDLTDNEVSRLRQVIERDFKVEGALRTEVAMNIKRLMDIGCYRGIRHRRGLPVRGQRTRTNARTKKGPRRTIAGKKKVLAKK
- the rpsK gene encoding 30S ribosomal protein S11; its protein translation is MADEPTTVPAATPAPEGAAAATAAEGDKAPRKAGGKRTKKVVESEGIAHVMATFNNTIVTITDLHGNTVAWGTAGKSGFKGSKKSTPFAATVAAEQAGRDAYNLGVRRVHVRVQGPGSGRESAIQALANAGLNIKSIRDVTPIPHNGCRPPKKRRV
- the rpsD gene encoding 30S ribosomal protein S4 encodes the protein MGRYTDANCKLCRREGEKLFLKGARCLTEKCAVEKRAYAPGQHGQTAGRRRKASQYSRQLREKQKVKRIYGLTERQFRNTFQRVLREDGVTGENLLIALESRLDNVVYRLGFAASRKAARQLVGHGHVEVNGRRVDVPSFVLKQGDEIRVAQASRELESVAVAQDLASKGQAVPWIAVDREARTGKVTERPSRDTIPVAAEEQLIVELYSK
- a CDS encoding DNA-directed RNA polymerase subunit alpha, encoding MTIDLTGLVRPHLVEMTKREDNPNAAEFRLQPLERGFGYTLGNAMRRMLLSSLRGSAVWAFRMDGVQHEHQTVPGVVEDVHQIIQKLKSLTIVLAPEVDEAVLHIHHAAEGPVYVRDIEPHGSVRVVNPDHLLFTVQDDHELNMELYVKKGRGYVEAEQHPVDRAMPVDVVRVDSLYSPVRRANFTVTETRVGQRTDFDRLTLTVETNGAITPEDAVAYAAALSQHHFSYFVSFGTVPMVEAETAAQPSGDTERLRTLLGRVIDECGLSVRSINSLKNSNIRTLGDLVRNTEEQLLKVRNVGEKAVAEIAELLLREGLNFGMQWEESEAGFRLLDRGTTPVVRPVTAEAGKEA
- the rplQ gene encoding 50S ribosomal protein L17; this translates as MRHRAKHRQLSRTSEHRRALLSNMATSLFRHDAIVTTVAKAKELRPVAEKLITLARRGDLHARRLVERRIRDKDVSSRLFKEIGPRFQARPGGYTRIIRIGHRVGDGAETARIELLKE
- the rpmB gene encoding 50S ribosomal protein L28 produces the protein MARKCTVCGKGPTFGNTVSHANNRTIRRWYPNLQTVRTLVDGAPKRVRVCVACIKSNRVKKAG
- the gmd gene encoding GDP-mannose 4,6-dehydratase, which encodes MPTALITGVTGQDGSYLAELLLAKGYRVVGMVRRTSHDSYERIQHLVGAIEIMAADLLDQHSLQSVIADARPDEIYNLAAQSFVPTSWSQPVLTGEFTALGVTRLLDAIRLAKPDAKFYQASSSEMFGKVRETPQVETTPFYPRSPYGVAKVYGHYITVNYRESYGLYAVSGILFNHESPRRGLEFVTRKITDGVARIKLGLITSLKLGNLDARRDWGYAGDYVDAMWRMLQQPEPEDYVIGTGVQHSVRDCCQVAFGHVGLDWQRHVEHDARYDRPAEVDLLLANPSKARTRLGWMPGVSFEQLIKMMVDADLARLQGKS